The Kitasatospora sp. NBC_00374 genome has a segment encoding these proteins:
- a CDS encoding FUSC family protein, giving the protein MTSDPDTGGPVARALRRSVAFLRTGTGTAPEAARRAVRLTVAACAGFYLCLYGLGQPVTGTYALFAAVALAGLSRIPGTGRQRAAVLWRVLPAGWVLVTVGTLLAVRTWTAVLGTLVIGFVLAFAAVAGPRIAGAAPGLQLLYILPCFPPYEPQTLGERLGGVTLGVLLLIAAEAFLLPDPPGRSYRDLAIEAATCAQRCAGELSAAPWALSTGSRAAAETAGGALRPSRVPLVERQAGPGVKARALADAGGGARVLLARLRDLPEAVGHRPAATDPGTELLGAVAAAAGLAASALRSWLPAPATALEAALEHFRHRRAAWAATAEDGLTGALGRQAALLEVADAALFTLRAVDVAIRGRQAPPAAPGGAFWYAGRPAAVLWWKRVAGNLSPHSVHFQNAVRISLGLAAARTVAGVASLPHGFWAMLAALTLTRTTAVQTRDGVRRALTGTLLGAATAALLLVAVGHRTDVYAMALPVVMLAAFCLGPVLGLGWAQGLFTLVVSMVFAQLAPAGWRLAEARVLDVLVGSLIGLAIGVLAWPRGAHDELRRDVAVLLRTVAGTVTSTTAAVAVGRRQPEDGNPALLHALIMAESTYTQYQSEPPGAAPSATDWQAALIAGHHALRGSRRLLDRHELSGGQPPRSDAGAWLVRRGDRVAHRYLRAGEALGAAAGPAAPRPTPPAPACRRASATAPSRPPRCPRCSTPTPGSARSSRTWPGSPLPRYRRRGRPAAEPPPACGAVRRSDLSVPTVMPSVDAFPSVEVPGRTMRRARRTAGPHPAGHRPRVDLTLGRPTRRPHGPGRSVRERTAAGPHGPGARAAPSARCLPLCRRKQEKPLNPVSVAVLSGDPLSSAGVAAMLRPSPAVNLLPATRRAEADVLLLLTGEVTEETLGCLEKTARESENAEMRMVIVGDVVREQHLMRAVNSGVTSVIHRREATPERLLRAVLGARDGHAEMPGHAVAWLVEWVRAIQLDVLAPNGLTTSPLESREVEVIRLIAEGLETATIAERLNYSERTIKNIIHGAMSRLNLHNRAHTVAYALRAGVI; this is encoded by the coding sequence ATGACCAGCGATCCGGACACCGGCGGGCCCGTCGCGCGGGCCCTGCGACGGTCCGTCGCGTTCCTCCGCACCGGTACCGGCACGGCCCCCGAGGCGGCCCGGCGGGCCGTGCGCCTGACGGTGGCCGCCTGCGCCGGCTTCTACCTCTGCCTCTACGGCCTCGGACAGCCGGTGACCGGCACCTACGCGCTGTTCGCGGCGGTGGCGCTGGCGGGCCTCTCCCGGATCCCCGGCACCGGTCGCCAGCGTGCCGCCGTGCTGTGGCGGGTGCTGCCCGCCGGCTGGGTCCTGGTGACCGTCGGCACCCTGCTCGCGGTCCGGACCTGGACCGCCGTACTGGGCACCCTGGTGATCGGCTTCGTCCTGGCCTTCGCAGCCGTGGCGGGCCCGCGGATCGCCGGGGCCGCGCCGGGCCTGCAACTGCTCTACATCCTGCCGTGCTTCCCGCCGTACGAGCCGCAGACCCTCGGTGAACGCCTCGGCGGCGTCACCCTGGGCGTCCTCCTGCTGATCGCCGCCGAGGCCTTCCTGCTGCCCGACCCGCCGGGCCGCTCCTACCGCGACCTCGCCATCGAGGCGGCGACGTGCGCGCAGCGCTGCGCCGGCGAGCTGTCGGCCGCACCGTGGGCGCTGTCCACCGGCTCCCGGGCGGCCGCCGAGACGGCGGGCGGAGCGCTGCGCCCGTCCCGGGTACCGCTCGTCGAACGGCAGGCCGGACCGGGGGTCAAGGCCCGCGCGCTGGCCGACGCGGGCGGCGGCGCCCGCGTCCTGCTGGCCAGGCTGCGGGACCTTCCCGAGGCCGTCGGGCACCGGCCCGCCGCCACCGACCCCGGGACGGAACTGCTCGGTGCGGTGGCCGCGGCGGCCGGCCTCGCCGCGAGCGCCCTGCGGTCCTGGCTGCCCGCCCCGGCCACCGCCCTGGAAGCGGCGCTGGAGCACTTCCGGCACCGCCGCGCGGCCTGGGCCGCCACCGCCGAGGACGGCCTGACGGGTGCACTGGGCCGGCAGGCGGCACTGCTGGAGGTCGCCGACGCCGCCCTGTTCACGCTGCGCGCCGTCGACGTGGCCATCCGCGGCCGCCAGGCGCCGCCCGCGGCCCCCGGGGGAGCGTTCTGGTACGCCGGGAGGCCCGCCGCGGTGCTCTGGTGGAAGCGGGTGGCCGGCAACCTCAGCCCGCACTCCGTCCACTTCCAGAACGCCGTACGGATCAGCCTCGGCCTGGCCGCCGCCCGGACGGTGGCCGGGGTGGCGTCCCTCCCGCACGGTTTCTGGGCCATGCTGGCCGCCCTCACCCTGACCCGGACCACCGCCGTACAGACCCGCGACGGCGTCCGCCGGGCCCTGACCGGGACGCTGCTCGGAGCCGCGACAGCCGCCCTGCTCCTGGTGGCCGTCGGCCACCGCACCGACGTCTACGCGATGGCCCTGCCCGTGGTCATGCTGGCGGCCTTCTGCCTCGGGCCGGTGCTCGGCCTCGGCTGGGCGCAGGGCCTGTTCACCCTGGTGGTCTCCATGGTGTTCGCCCAACTCGCGCCCGCGGGCTGGCGGCTGGCCGAGGCCCGGGTGCTGGACGTCCTGGTGGGCAGCCTGATCGGTCTGGCGATCGGGGTGCTGGCCTGGCCGCGCGGCGCCCACGACGAGCTGCGCCGGGACGTCGCCGTGCTGCTGCGCACCGTCGCCGGGACGGTCACCTCGACCACGGCGGCGGTGGCGGTCGGACGGCGGCAGCCCGAGGACGGCAACCCCGCGCTGCTGCACGCCCTGATCATGGCGGAGTCGACCTACACGCAGTACCAGAGCGAGCCGCCCGGCGCCGCGCCGAGCGCCACGGACTGGCAGGCGGCCCTGATCGCCGGCCACCACGCCCTGCGCGGCTCGCGGCGGCTGCTGGACCGGCACGAACTGTCCGGCGGGCAGCCGCCGCGCTCCGACGCGGGTGCCTGGCTGGTCCGGCGCGGCGACCGGGTGGCCCACCGGTACCTGCGGGCCGGCGAAGCGCTCGGCGCCGCCGCCGGGCCCGCCGCGCCCCGGCCGACCCCGCCGGCCCCGGCCTGCCGCCGGGCCTCGGCGACGGCGCCGTCCCGCCCGCCGCGCTGCCCTCGCTGTTCGACACCGACGCCTGGCTCCGCGCGCTCGTCGCGGACCTGGCCCGGATCACCCCTGCCCCGGTACCGGCGGCGCGGCCGGCCGGCGGCTGAACCGCCGCCGGCCTGCGGGGCCGTGCGGCGGAGCGATCTTTCGGTCCCCACCGTAATGCCTTCGGTGGACGCGTTCCCTAGCGTGGAGGTGCCCGGCCGGACCATGCGCCGGGCGCGTCGGACAGCAGGTCCGCACCCGGCCGGCCACCGGCCCCGGGTGGACCTGACGCTGGGCCGACCCACCCGACGTCCGCACGGACCCGGCCGGTCCGTGCGCGAGCGCACGGCCGCCGGCCCGCACGGTCCGGGAGCCCGCGCCGCCCCATCGGCGCGGTGCCTCCCGCTCTGTCGCCGAAAGCAGGAGAAACCCTTGAACCCCGTCTCCGTCGCCGTCCTCTCCGGCGACCCCCTCTCGAGTGCCGGTGTCGCGGCCATGCTCCGGCCGAGCCCCGCGGTGAACCTGCTGCCGGCGACCCGCAGAGCCGAGGCCGACGTCCTGCTGCTGCTCACCGGCGAGGTGACCGAGGAGACCCTCGGCTGCCTGGAGAAGACGGCCCGGGAGTCCGAGAACGCGGAGATGCGGATGGTGATCGTCGGCGACGTGGTCCGCGAGCAGCACCTGATGCGGGCCGTCAACTCCGGTGTGACGAGCGTGATCCACCGCCGCGAGGCGACCCCCGAGCGGTTGCTGCGCGCCGTGCTCGGGGCCCGGGACGGCCACGCCGAGATGCCCGGCCACGCGGTGGCCTGGCTGGTCGAGTGGGTCAGGGCGATCCAGCTCGACGTACTCGCGCCGAACGGGCTGACCACCTCCCCCCTGGAGAGCCGGGAGGTGGAGGTGATCCGGCTGATCGCCGAGGGGCTGGAGACGGCCACCATCGCCGAGCGGCTGAACTACTCCGAACGCACCATCAAGAACATCATCCACGGCGCCATGAGCCGGCTGAACCTGCACAACCGGGCCCACACCGTCGCGTACGCCCTGCGGGCGGGCGTGATCTGA
- a CDS encoding DUF309 domain-containing protein: MPADRPPSRGGRDRDAAGRARNGRPRDGLGRPLPYGRQGVIRQPEGVVRSAEQTLVEAQRLLDAGRPFHAHEVLEDRWKSGPDAERALWRGLAQFAVGLTHAARGNPAGARALLSRAAGGLAPYGETRPYGVDLPGIVRWARERSDAEDVLTTPDVPRLTTPRH, translated from the coding sequence GTGCCCGCGGACCGGCCGCCGAGCCGCGGCGGCCGTGACCGGGACGCCGCCGGCCGAGCCCGCAACGGGCGGCCCAGGGACGGACTCGGGCGCCCCCTGCCGTACGGGCGCCAGGGCGTGATACGGCAGCCCGAGGGGGTGGTCCGCTCCGCCGAGCAGACCTTGGTGGAGGCGCAGCGGCTGCTCGACGCGGGCCGGCCCTTCCACGCCCACGAGGTGCTGGAGGACCGCTGGAAGTCCGGCCCGGACGCCGAACGGGCCCTGTGGCGGGGCCTCGCCCAGTTCGCCGTCGGCCTGACCCACGCCGCCCGCGGCAACCCGGCGGGCGCCCGGGCGCTGCTGTCCCGGGCGGCCGGTGGCCTGGCCCCGTACGGGGAGACACGCCCGTACGGCGTGGACCTCCCGGGCATCGTCCGTTGGGCGCGTGAGCGATCGGACGCCGAGGACGTCCTGACGACGCCGGACGTCCCCCGGCTGACCACGCCCCGGCACTGA
- a CDS encoding APC family permease, giving the protein MRTGTPADTGGLERRLGVFDAVLIGLGSMIGAGIFVALAPAAGAAGSGLLPALAVAAAVAYCNATSSARLAARHPASGGTYVYGRERLGAFWGHLAGWGFVAGKTASCAAMALTVGTYLWPAQAHAVAVAAVAALTAVNYAGVQKSAWLTRTIVAVVLTVLAATVTVCLAGGADGRALPAVGSGTGAGGVLQAAGLLFFAFAGYARIATLGEEVRDPARTIPRAIPLALAITLAVYAAVAVAVLAALGPDRLAQSTAPLVEAVRAAGAPALAPVVRAGAAVAALGSLLALILGVSRTTLAMARDRHLPHALAAVHPRFHVPHRAELAVGAVVAAVAGTADVRGAIGFSSFGVLVYYAIANAAAWTLTPGENRPPRVVPVLGAAGCLVLACTLPAASVAVGAAVLALGAASYGLRRAAGRA; this is encoded by the coding sequence ATGCGGACCGGGACCCCGGCGGACACCGGTGGGCTGGAGCGGCGGCTCGGCGTGTTCGACGCCGTACTGATCGGTCTCGGATCGATGATCGGCGCGGGCATCTTCGTCGCCCTGGCGCCCGCCGCCGGCGCGGCCGGCTCGGGACTGCTGCCCGCCCTGGCGGTCGCGGCCGCCGTCGCCTACTGCAACGCCACCTCCTCGGCCCGGCTCGCCGCCCGCCACCCGGCCTCCGGCGGGACCTACGTCTACGGCCGCGAACGCCTCGGCGCCTTCTGGGGCCACCTCGCGGGCTGGGGCTTCGTGGCCGGCAAGACCGCCTCCTGCGCGGCGATGGCGCTGACCGTGGGTACCTACCTCTGGCCCGCGCAGGCCCACGCCGTGGCCGTCGCCGCCGTGGCCGCCCTGACGGCCGTCAACTACGCGGGAGTGCAGAAGTCCGCCTGGCTGACCAGGACGATCGTGGCCGTCGTCCTCACCGTGCTCGCCGCGACCGTCACCGTCTGCCTGGCCGGCGGCGCGGACGGGCGGGCCCTGCCGGCCGTCGGGTCCGGTACCGGTGCCGGCGGGGTGCTGCAGGCCGCGGGGCTGCTCTTCTTCGCCTTCGCCGGGTACGCGCGGATCGCCACGCTGGGCGAGGAGGTCCGCGATCCGGCCCGCACAATCCCCCGGGCGATACCGCTGGCCCTGGCCATCACCCTGGCGGTGTACGCGGCCGTCGCGGTGGCCGTGCTCGCGGCGCTGGGGCCGGACCGCCTCGCGCAGAGCACCGCGCCACTGGTGGAGGCGGTCCGCGCGGCCGGGGCGCCGGCCCTCGCCCCGGTCGTGCGGGCCGGTGCCGCGGTGGCCGCGCTCGGCTCGCTGCTCGCGCTGATCCTGGGCGTCTCCCGGACCACCCTGGCGATGGCCCGCGACCGGCACCTGCCGCACGCGCTGGCGGCCGTCCATCCGCGGTTCCACGTCCCGCACCGCGCCGAGCTCGCGGTCGGGGCGGTGGTCGCGGCCGTCGCGGGCACCGCCGACGTCCGCGGGGCGATCGGATTCTCGTCCTTCGGTGTGCTGGTCTACTACGCGATCGCCAACGCCGCCGCCTGGACGCTGACGCCCGGGGAGAACCGACCGCCGCGGGTCGTCCCGGTCCTCGGCGCGGCCGGCTGCCTGGTGCTGGCCTGCACCCTCCCGGCGGCCTCGGTGGCGGTCGGGGCGGCGGTCCTCGCGCTGGGCGCGGCCTCGTACGGCCTGCGGCGGGCGGCCGGACGGGCCTGA
- a CDS encoding GlsB/YeaQ/YmgE family stress response membrane protein — MPNRMPCGMLMITPLCGGTDDGPEALMFQLLWILLIGFVLGVLAKLILRGPQSIPWWLTMLLGALGALVGNLVAGWIGVAHTSGIDWIRHLLQIGFAVLFVALVAPAWGRRGTTR; from the coding sequence ATGCCGAATCGGATGCCCTGCGGGATGCTGATGATCACACCGCTGTGCGGTGGCACGGACGACGGACCGGAGGCCCTCATGTTCCAACTTCTCTGGATTCTGCTGATCGGATTCGTCCTCGGCGTGCTGGCCAAGCTCATCCTGCGCGGGCCGCAGTCCATCCCGTGGTGGCTGACGATGCTGCTCGGCGCGCTCGGCGCGCTGGTCGGCAACCTCGTGGCTGGCTGGATCGGGGTCGCACACACCTCGGGCATCGACTGGATCCGCCACCTGTTGCAGATCGGCTTCGCCGTCCTGTTCGTCGCCCTGGTGGCACCGGCCTGGGGGCGCCGAGGCACCACCCGCTGA
- a CDS encoding serine/threonine-protein kinase yields the protein MSGARPGEGRERMDDAGRPPLDVPPGYPVAGHRITELIGSGGWGSVYAAQDAAGGTVAVKFLPPGLLGPVQRRTMEELVRREVRFSEQADHPQLIRTLAVVTLQDPGHPQLDGAVALVMERAEHSLQQRLCAGEAGAALPDAGRILAEVCAGLAHMHGRGWVHGDLKPANVLLMADGGVRLADFGLTAELEGTHAYAPPLGSLDHVPPEWWSQRAGAHGVELRPSADIWAFGVLAHQVLTGGLHPFLGATARARALAAQAYARGAAPLRLDERLPDGWRALIGACLAGGRDARPGADELLARVRAVDGPARRGRRARRAAALLAACGLVAAAASAAVGLLPGGGAPAPPPPTATAPSAGPSAGALPADADVPAEFREPIDRAARQCPEPEVTPALLAAMLKAESGFDPAAARPQAQEYGIAMWTPSVFNAWAQDGDHDGRKDYMSPPDAIITMGGYVCWLDQQLKHRGYTRDLPALIVAGYRTSDKTVADTGGVPERVRPHVDTVLRYLAQYGG from the coding sequence GTGAGCGGCGCGCGCCCCGGCGAGGGCCGGGAGCGGATGGACGACGCCGGCAGGCCGCCGCTCGACGTCCCGCCGGGCTACCCGGTCGCGGGCCACCGGATCACCGAACTGATCGGTTCCGGCGGCTGGGGCAGCGTCTACGCGGCGCAGGACGCCGCAGGCGGCACGGTCGCGGTGAAGTTCCTGCCGCCGGGGCTGCTCGGCCCGGTGCAGCGCCGCACGATGGAGGAGCTGGTGCGCCGAGAGGTCAGGTTCAGCGAACAGGCCGACCACCCCCAGCTGATCCGCACCCTCGCCGTGGTCACCCTGCAGGACCCCGGGCACCCGCAGCTGGACGGCGCCGTCGCCCTGGTGATGGAGCGCGCCGAGCACAGCCTGCAGCAGCGGCTGTGCGCCGGTGAGGCCGGCGCCGCGCTCCCCGACGCCGGGCGGATCCTCGCCGAGGTGTGCGCGGGCCTCGCCCACATGCACGGCCGGGGCTGGGTGCACGGCGACCTCAAACCCGCCAACGTCCTGCTGATGGCGGACGGCGGTGTCCGGCTGGCCGACTTCGGGCTGACCGCCGAGCTGGAGGGCACCCACGCCTACGCCCCGCCGCTCGGCTCGCTGGACCACGTGCCGCCCGAGTGGTGGTCCCAGCGGGCCGGCGCGCACGGCGTCGAACTGCGGCCGAGCGCCGACATCTGGGCCTTCGGCGTGCTCGCCCACCAGGTGCTCACCGGCGGCCTGCACCCCTTCCTCGGCGCCACCGCCCGGGCCAGGGCGCTCGCCGCGCAGGCGTACGCCCGGGGCGCCGCACCGCTGCGCCTGGACGAGCGGCTGCCGGACGGCTGGCGCGCCCTGATCGGCGCCTGCCTCGCGGGCGGGCGCGACGCCCGGCCCGGCGCGGACGAACTGTTGGCCCGGGTCCGGGCGGTCGACGGGCCGGCCCGGCGCGGTCGGCGGGCGCGCCGGGCCGCCGCCCTGCTCGCGGCCTGCGGGCTGGTGGCCGCCGCCGCCTCGGCCGCCGTAGGCCTGCTGCCCGGGGGCGGCGCCCCCGCGCCGCCGCCCCCGACCGCCACCGCACCGTCGGCCGGGCCGTCGGCCGGCGCGCTGCCGGCGGACGCGGACGTGCCCGCCGAGTTCCGGGAACCGATCGACCGGGCCGCCCGGCAGTGCCCGGAGCCCGAGGTCACCCCGGCACTGCTGGCCGCGATGCTCAAGGCGGAGAGCGGCTTCGACCCGGCCGCCGCCCGGCCGCAGGCGCAGGAGTACGGCATCGCGATGTGGACGCCGTCGGTGTTCAACGCCTGGGCGCAGGACGGCGACCACGACGGCCGCAAGGACTACATGTCGCCGCCCGACGCGATCATCACGATGGGCGGTTACGTCTGCTGGCTCGACCAGCAGCTCAAGCACCGGGGGTACACCAGGGACCTGCCGGCCCTGATCGTCGCCGGCTACCGCACCAGCGACAAGACGGTCGCGGACACCGGGGGCGTCCCCGAGCGGGTCCGCCCGCACGTGGACACCGTGCTGCGCTACCTCGCGCAGTACGGCGGCTGA